In Danaus plexippus chromosome 6, MEX_DaPlex, whole genome shotgun sequence, a single window of DNA contains:
- the LOC116779255 gene encoding death-inducer obliterator 1 isoform X2: MSNTVITNYTDLNGPSTKSDNSVVVIVNKDGSLSVDQNLLGTLMGTDGSQSAGISVVRVGHEGRPDDATDSENEDDKVPHVTLSVDSYYNEPASIIKYDSGAEMLQSLRIETRENSLVGFQNDHCYTPLTSPSQIIPQRNDSFAAYDDPVIEITNTPPPKPVATPKKITILEQQIIPKGKKIILNTSEPPIILKGNDILTKPLPVLMKSKLHESEKSSKSQLKTDENLESSSVSSSGDSTADRDSDSDYKDVKDKTGPLKQRKIKSKPRILKMVPPPRTAKIESKVPSRLRANKNLIKKDIKEKLLNKNLMLDKKMMEAEPVKNNQNYSLVVSVSPPTVTDISKVTPKSASKVVKKDKKTPAHMTALLTDMTSLFSTPDVIRRVSTENKVPSKVDKEPILLNKTLNDIAKPIKAIEGKILTKTTSTEEMKSITAQKPLLKQTKIPCTSKSYDPIPQLDDASLAQILQDTPQMIKAQPNISSHVINSPGLAGPLSPTLDLLGGLQPEEDGLTEDLLMHVAQLVESSENLQEVIDKQVLGKVDISAKAAVASPFNQSTSNDLYTPPPKAVKSLIQRKDPIEIVRRDGRVITLPPIEAPATRSSKRKTQVEQPMEPTQVLGSSTPTHPVSVTPEPLVQQVSKQYTNKKLVPKKQEQSIPMSVIDKMSAESQESWNSEDDPNRLWCICKQPHNNRFMICCDGCEDWFHGKCVNITKAMGQQMEDQGIEWRCPNCVKNAKASAKNTNKVPTGQKDNVGVIVYERKSGRLLAGPNAPTAENLKAWLQKNPTFEVVRPGTLSAIKPNVTRKKSLNEPAKIQTTLNFARIPRKSSETPPLKSPSNEPKEKEKPIISPKEEVKPAAPPKTPTTPKSQPPTVETPKSSNKVPNEGRKAARATSSKTQPVVEKTPSVSPSTSRRKDTPDRRSRMSSEDPIRENVRKALQEQIASRMAEYDGPKFTEEEIQQFAYDTELELHELFNRDVGMKYKAKYRSLMFNIKDRKNLSLWEKICEKVITPKQLVRFSPEELASQELAQWRDKEAKHQLELIKKSEIDLLAASKTYVLKTHKGEEVMETKESVSTELDPNVPVEDIVTALNDGVEDETQQSNKKDESQKKHTKKKDKENRKSSRKKDKESRRNSEKGKSRSTRRKSDVQGKERRSSGRVRRRSRSSSKSKKESREESVSRERSRHRSRSRGKKRHSTDNSRSQSRGRDRSRSRSRRSRSRDSTKRRRRSRSKVRQNSDDKFKHRSKSQETMAKNKNDSTDSDSIERPKSAMMKETHPEYDPHEPMITSAFSEEDIRKSREDVYEERYNKDISDYSKDFDNEHKSFSIDTNIALSPTKYENQDKTSAEVESDQEPTSTVEHSAPTVWNGCINMVDVARFYVAAHEVSGNAVDLEDDLTPELDIVGRINPDTVWDYIAKMKRAGNKDIVLLKLQAANDEERMQYIALYSYLSSRNRLGVVKVTNTATVKDFYIVPLPANTSLPDVLLPLDGPGLGEVKTHLLISIIIRQRKKRLAPNIPKDIIPAKVSRSRRGSRKRSYTPPLSPRRRPPFTSSLSTTVKDKIAASLAADEEPYSPGSASNSSSAPGPSLPPNTLRSKMEELNRQIEEQKQQILKMAQADSSADGENEAYSPSRPLTPPAPVVTLDEIALPSNLQEILATIKQRSETAADVDMRTLPMP, translated from the exons ATGTCTAACACAGTTATTACTAATTACACGGACTTAAATGGACCCTCAACGAAATCTGATAATTCTGTGGTTGTTATTGTAAACAAGGATGGATCGTTGTCGGTTGATCAGAATTTACTTGGTACTCTAATGG gtacagATGGTTCTCAATCTGCTGGTATCAGTGTTGTGCGTGTTGGGCATGAGGGGCGGCCAGATGATGCTACTGACTCAGAGAATGAAGATGATAAAGTGCCTCATGTTACATTATCAGTAGACAGCTATTACAATGAACCTGCCAGCATAATCAAATATG atAGTGGAGCAGAAATGTTACAGTCATTGAGAATAGAAACTAGAGAAAATAGCCTTGTAGGCTTTCAAAATGATCATTGTTATACACCACTTACATCACCAAGTCAAATAATACCACAGAGAAATGACAGTTTTGCAGCATATGATGATCCagttattgaaataactaATACACCACCACCCAAACCAGTGGCAACACCCAAAAAGATAACCATATTGGAACAGCAAATCATTCCGAAAgggaaaaaaatcattttaaacacATCAGAGCCACCTATAATTCTTAAAGGAAATGACATTTTAACTAAACCCTTACCAGTGCTAATGAAATCTAAACTACATGAATCAGAAAAGTCTTCTAAATCTCAGCTTAAAACCGATGAAAATCTTGAATCATCATCTGTCAGCTCTTCAGGTGATAGTACGGCAGATAGAGATTCTGATTCTGATTATAAAGATGTCAAAGATAAAACAGGTCCATTAAAGCAAAGAAAGATAAAATCTAAACCAAGAATCCTTAAAATGGTGCCGCCGCCTAGAACTGCTAAAATTGAATCCAAAGTACCGTCACGACTAAGGGCTAATAAAAACCTTATAAAGaaagatattaaagaaaaactattaaataaaaatcttatgttAGATAAGAAGATGATGGAAGCGGAACCagttaaaaacaatcaaaattattCCCTAGTGGTATCAGTTTCACCGCCGACCGTCACTGATATTAGTAAAGTGACACCAAAATCAGCATCCAAAGTTGTCAAGAAAGACAAAAAAACACCAGCACACATGACAGCTCTGTTGACAGACATGACTTCTCTGTTTTCTACACCAGATGTAATAAGAAGAGTTTCTACTGAAAACAAAGTGCCTTCTAAAGTAGATAAAGAACCTATACTGCTTAACAAAACTCTCAACGATATAGCCAAGCCCATCAAAGCCATTGAAGGTAAAATATTGACCAAAACTACCAGTACAGAGGAAATGAAATCAATAACAGCTCAGAAACCTCTATTGAAACAGACCAAAATACCTTGTACTTCCAAAAGTTATGATCCAATACCACAACTTGATGATGCAAGTTTAGCTCAAATCCTGCAGGATACACCTCAAATGATTAAGGCACAACCAAACATATCTTCTCATGTTATTAATAGCCCGGGTTTGGCTGGCCCACTCTCTCCGACATTAGATTTATTAGGGGGCTTACAACCAGAAGAAGATGGTTTAACAGAAGATCTGTTAATGCATGTAGCTCAGTTGGTCGAAAGTTCAGAGAATCTGCAAGAGGTAATAGATAAGCAAGTATTGGGAAAAGTTGATATTTCTGCCAAAGCGGCAGTAGCTTCACCATTCAACCAGTCAACCTCTAATGATCTCTACACGCCGCCGCCAAAGGCCGTAAAGTCTTTGATTCAACGTAAAGATCCCATTGAAATAGTCAGGCGGGATGGCAGAGTCATAACTCTACCTCCTATTGAAGCACCAGCTACGAGGTCCTCTAAGAGAAAAACACAAGTAGAACAACCCATGGAACCGACACAAGTATTAGGTTCATCAACACCAACTCATCCTGTGTCAGTGACTCCAGAACCCTTAGTTCAACAGGTTTCTAAGCAGTACACGAATAAGAAATTAGTACCTAAAAAGCAAGAGCAAAGCATTCCTATGTCAGTTATCGATAAAATGTCAGCTGAATCTCAAGAGAGTTGGAATTCAGAAGATGACCCTAACAG GCTTTGGTGTATATGTAAACAACCACATAACAACAGATTTATGATATGTTGCGATGGTTGCGAGGACTGGTTCCATGGCAAATGTGTCAATATTACAAAAGCCATGGGACAACAGATGGAAGATCAAGGAATTGAGTGGAGGTGCCCTAACTGTGTCAAAAATGCTAAAGCCTCggcaaaaaatacaaacaag gtaCCGACAGGACAAAAGGATAATGTAGGA GTTATCGTTTATGAGAGAAAATCTGGAAGGCTACTTGCCGGTCCGAACGCGCCCACTGCTGAAAATCTAAAGGCCTGGTTACAAAAGAATCCGACTTTCGAAGTGGTGCGTCCAGGAACGTTGAGCGCCATTAAACCGAACGTTACACGCAAGAAATCGTTGAATGAACCGGCAAAAATCCAAACTACGTTGAATTTTGCAAGGATTCCTAGAAAATCTTCCGAAACTCCACCTCTCAAATCTCCATCAAACGAACCAAAGGAAAAAGAAAAACCCATTATATCACCAAAAGAAGAGGTGAAGCCTGCCGCTCCCCCAAAAACTCCCACAACGCCAAAATCACAACCACCGACAGTGGAGACACCTAAGTCGTCCAACAAAGTTCCAAACGAAGGAAGGAAAGCCGCTCGCGCTACTTCAAGTAAAACACAGCCGGTCGTTGAAAAG ACACCTTCAGTATCACCGTCAACATCACGAAGGAAGGACACCCCAGACAGGCGCTCAAGGATGAGCTCCGAAGATCCGATCAGAGAAAATGTCAGAAAAGCCCTACAGGAACAAATCGCCAGTCGCATGGCGGAGTATGACGGCCCAAAGTTCACTGAGGAAGAAATCCAACAGTTCGCCTACGACACGGAACTCGAGCTGCACGAATTATTTAACAGAGATGTCGGAATGAAATATAAAGCCAAATACAGATCTCTCATGTTCAATATTAAGGATAGGAAGAATTTATCACTATGGGAGAAGATATGTGAGAAAGTTATTACACCAAAGCAATTA gtTAGATTTTCACCGGAGGAATTGGCCAGTCAAGAATTAGCGCAGTGGAGAGACAAGGAGGCAAAACATCAACtggaattaataaagaaatctgAAATAGATCTCTTAGCTGCAAGCAAAACTTACGTTCTGAAAACACATAAAGGGGAAGAG gtaaTGGAAACAAAGGAGTCCGTGTCAACTGAGTTGGATCCAAACGTACCAGTTGAAGACATAGTGACGGCTTTAAACGATGGAGTAGAAGACGAAACGCAACAATC taaCAAAAAGGACGAATCTCAAAAGAAACACACAAAgaaaaaagataaagaaaaccGAAAGAGTTCCAGGAAAAAAGATAAAGAATCGAGAAGGAATTCAGAAAAGGGGAAGTCGCGATCGACTAGACGGAAATCTGATGTACAAGGAAAGGAGAGAAGATCATCAGGGCGCGTGCGAAGAAGAAGTAGATCGAGCTCGAAATCAAAGAAGGAATCCAGAGAAGAATCAGTTTCCAGGGAACGTTCTAGACATAGATCTAGATCGAGAGGAAAGAAGAGACATTCCACAGATAATTCTAGATCTCAGTCGCGCGGTCGGGATAGATCTAGGTCTAGGTCAAGACGGTCTCGGTCAAGAGACAGCACAAAAAGAAGACGAAGATCGCGTTCCAAAGTCAGACAGAATTctgatgataaatttaaacatcgaTCAAAATCACAAGAAACGATggccaaaaataaaaacga TTCAACAGATTCAGATTCAATCGAGAGACCCAAATCGGCTATGATGAAGGAAACTCACCCTGAGTATGATCCCCATGAACCAATGATAACATCGGCTTTCTCCGAGGAAGATATAAGAAAATCCAGAGAAGACGTCTACGAGGAACGTTACAACAAGGACATATCTGACTATTCAAAAGATTTCGACAATGAACATAAGTCATTTTCAATTGACACTAACATCGCCTTGTCCCCaactaaatatgaaaatcaagACAAGACATCCG CTGAGGTAGAAAGTGACCAGGAACCGACTAGTACAGTGGAGCACTCAGCGCCAACAGTATGGAACGGCTGTATCAATATGGTGGATGTTGCTAGATTCTATGTTGCAGCTCACGAG GTTTCAGGTAATGCTGTAGATTTAGAGGACGATCTCACTCCAGAATTGGACATAGTTGGACGAATAAATCCAGATACCGTATGGGATTACATCGCCAAGATGAAAAGGGCTGGGAACAAAGATATAGTCTTACTGAAATTACAAGCTGCTAATGATGAAGAACGAATGCAATATATAGCTTTATACAGCTATCTCAGTAGCCGGAACAG GCTGGGGGTCGTAAAGGTGACGAACACGGCTACAGTCAAAGACTTCTACATAGTCCCCTTACCCGCCAACACAAGTCTCCCCGACGTTCTACTGCCTTTAGATGGTCCCGGTTTAGGGGAAGTTAAGACACATCTTCTAATCTCGATCATCATACGTCAAAGGAAAAAAAGATTAGCTCCTAACATTCCCAAAGATATTATACCGGCAAAG GTCTCCCGTTCTCGCCGCGGGTCCCGCAAGCGGTCCTACACCCCGCCGTTATCGCCGCGTAGACGACCGCCATTCACCAGCTCGCTCTCTACAACCGTAAAAGACAAGATCGCAGCCTCTTTag cTGCTGATGAGGAACCCTACAGTCCGGGATCAGCGTCTAACAGTAGCAGTGCCCCGGGACCCTCGCTACCACCAAACACATTGAGAAGTAAAATGGAGGAATTGAACAGACAGATTGAAGagcaaaaacaacaaatacttAAAATGGCACAAGCCGACTCATCCGCTGACGGCGAA aacGAGGCCTACTCGCCATCGAGACCGCTGACCCCGCCCGCTCCCGTGGTTACATTGGATGAAATAGCACTACCTTCAAATCTTCAAGAGATCCTTGCCACAATCAAACAAAGATCCGAGACTGCCGCAGATGTTGACATGCGTACATTACCTATGCcttaa
- the LOC116779255 gene encoding death-inducer obliterator 1 isoform X1 encodes MSNTVITNYTDLNGPSTKSDNSVVVIVNKDGSLSVDQNLLGTLMGTDGSQSAGISVVRVGHEGRPDDATDSENEDDKVPHVTLSVDSYYNEPASIIKYDSGAEMLQSLRIETRENSLVGFQNDHCYTPLTSPSQIIPQRNDSFAAYDDPVIEITNTPPPKPVATPKKITILEQQIIPKGKKIILNTSEPPIILKGNDILTKPLPVLMKSKLHESEKSSKSQLKTDENLESSSVSSSGDSTADRDSDSDYKDVKDKTGPLKQRKIKSKPRILKMVPPPRTAKIESKVPSRLRANKNLIKKDIKEKLLNKNLMLDKKMMEAEPVKNNQNYSLVVSVSPPTVTDISKVTPKSASKVVKKDKKTPAHMTALLTDMTSLFSTPDVIRRVSTENKVPSKVDKEPILLNKTLNDIAKPIKAIEGKILTKTTSTEEMKSITAQKPLLKQTKIPCTSKSYDPIPQLDDASLAQILQDTPQMIKAQPNISSHVINSPGLAGPLSPTLDLLGGLQPEEDGLTEDLLMHVAQLVESSENLQEVIDKQVLGKVDISAKAAVASPFNQSTSNDLYTPPPKAVKSLIQRKDPIEIVRRDGRVITLPPIEAPATRSSKRKTQVEQPMEPTQVLGSSTPTHPVSVTPEPLVQQVSKQYTNKKLVPKKQEQSIPMSVIDKMSAESQESWNSEDDPNRLWCICKQPHNNRFMICCDGCEDWFHGKCVNITKAMGQQMEDQGIEWRCPNCVKNAKASAKNTNKVPTGQKDNVGVSTPTAITKELPSKTTCIVCKKPARASSIYCSDACILKHAQDSLGSHSTAPNNDSTSGKNEKPNSESRVIVYERKSGRLLAGPNAPTAENLKAWLQKNPTFEVVRPGTLSAIKPNVTRKKSLNEPAKIQTTLNFARIPRKSSETPPLKSPSNEPKEKEKPIISPKEEVKPAAPPKTPTTPKSQPPTVETPKSSNKVPNEGRKAARATSSKTQPVVEKTPSVSPSTSRRKDTPDRRSRMSSEDPIRENVRKALQEQIASRMAEYDGPKFTEEEIQQFAYDTELELHELFNRDVGMKYKAKYRSLMFNIKDRKNLSLWEKICEKVITPKQLVRFSPEELASQELAQWRDKEAKHQLELIKKSEIDLLAASKTYVLKTHKGEEVMETKESVSTELDPNVPVEDIVTALNDGVEDETQQSNKKDESQKKHTKKKDKENRKSSRKKDKESRRNSEKGKSRSTRRKSDVQGKERRSSGRVRRRSRSSSKSKKESREESVSRERSRHRSRSRGKKRHSTDNSRSQSRGRDRSRSRSRRSRSRDSTKRRRRSRSKVRQNSDDKFKHRSKSQETMAKNKNDSTDSDSIERPKSAMMKETHPEYDPHEPMITSAFSEEDIRKSREDVYEERYNKDISDYSKDFDNEHKSFSIDTNIALSPTKYENQDKTSAEVESDQEPTSTVEHSAPTVWNGCINMVDVARFYVAAHEVSGNAVDLEDDLTPELDIVGRINPDTVWDYIAKMKRAGNKDIVLLKLQAANDEERMQYIALYSYLSSRNRLGVVKVTNTATVKDFYIVPLPANTSLPDVLLPLDGPGLGEVKTHLLISIIIRQRKKRLAPNIPKDIIPAKVSRSRRGSRKRSYTPPLSPRRRPPFTSSLSTTVKDKIAASLAADEEPYSPGSASNSSSAPGPSLPPNTLRSKMEELNRQIEEQKQQILKMAQADSSADGENEAYSPSRPLTPPAPVVTLDEIALPSNLQEILATIKQRSETAADVDMRTLPMP; translated from the exons ATGTCTAACACAGTTATTACTAATTACACGGACTTAAATGGACCCTCAACGAAATCTGATAATTCTGTGGTTGTTATTGTAAACAAGGATGGATCGTTGTCGGTTGATCAGAATTTACTTGGTACTCTAATGG gtacagATGGTTCTCAATCTGCTGGTATCAGTGTTGTGCGTGTTGGGCATGAGGGGCGGCCAGATGATGCTACTGACTCAGAGAATGAAGATGATAAAGTGCCTCATGTTACATTATCAGTAGACAGCTATTACAATGAACCTGCCAGCATAATCAAATATG atAGTGGAGCAGAAATGTTACAGTCATTGAGAATAGAAACTAGAGAAAATAGCCTTGTAGGCTTTCAAAATGATCATTGTTATACACCACTTACATCACCAAGTCAAATAATACCACAGAGAAATGACAGTTTTGCAGCATATGATGATCCagttattgaaataactaATACACCACCACCCAAACCAGTGGCAACACCCAAAAAGATAACCATATTGGAACAGCAAATCATTCCGAAAgggaaaaaaatcattttaaacacATCAGAGCCACCTATAATTCTTAAAGGAAATGACATTTTAACTAAACCCTTACCAGTGCTAATGAAATCTAAACTACATGAATCAGAAAAGTCTTCTAAATCTCAGCTTAAAACCGATGAAAATCTTGAATCATCATCTGTCAGCTCTTCAGGTGATAGTACGGCAGATAGAGATTCTGATTCTGATTATAAAGATGTCAAAGATAAAACAGGTCCATTAAAGCAAAGAAAGATAAAATCTAAACCAAGAATCCTTAAAATGGTGCCGCCGCCTAGAACTGCTAAAATTGAATCCAAAGTACCGTCACGACTAAGGGCTAATAAAAACCTTATAAAGaaagatattaaagaaaaactattaaataaaaatcttatgttAGATAAGAAGATGATGGAAGCGGAACCagttaaaaacaatcaaaattattCCCTAGTGGTATCAGTTTCACCGCCGACCGTCACTGATATTAGTAAAGTGACACCAAAATCAGCATCCAAAGTTGTCAAGAAAGACAAAAAAACACCAGCACACATGACAGCTCTGTTGACAGACATGACTTCTCTGTTTTCTACACCAGATGTAATAAGAAGAGTTTCTACTGAAAACAAAGTGCCTTCTAAAGTAGATAAAGAACCTATACTGCTTAACAAAACTCTCAACGATATAGCCAAGCCCATCAAAGCCATTGAAGGTAAAATATTGACCAAAACTACCAGTACAGAGGAAATGAAATCAATAACAGCTCAGAAACCTCTATTGAAACAGACCAAAATACCTTGTACTTCCAAAAGTTATGATCCAATACCACAACTTGATGATGCAAGTTTAGCTCAAATCCTGCAGGATACACCTCAAATGATTAAGGCACAACCAAACATATCTTCTCATGTTATTAATAGCCCGGGTTTGGCTGGCCCACTCTCTCCGACATTAGATTTATTAGGGGGCTTACAACCAGAAGAAGATGGTTTAACAGAAGATCTGTTAATGCATGTAGCTCAGTTGGTCGAAAGTTCAGAGAATCTGCAAGAGGTAATAGATAAGCAAGTATTGGGAAAAGTTGATATTTCTGCCAAAGCGGCAGTAGCTTCACCATTCAACCAGTCAACCTCTAATGATCTCTACACGCCGCCGCCAAAGGCCGTAAAGTCTTTGATTCAACGTAAAGATCCCATTGAAATAGTCAGGCGGGATGGCAGAGTCATAACTCTACCTCCTATTGAAGCACCAGCTACGAGGTCCTCTAAGAGAAAAACACAAGTAGAACAACCCATGGAACCGACACAAGTATTAGGTTCATCAACACCAACTCATCCTGTGTCAGTGACTCCAGAACCCTTAGTTCAACAGGTTTCTAAGCAGTACACGAATAAGAAATTAGTACCTAAAAAGCAAGAGCAAAGCATTCCTATGTCAGTTATCGATAAAATGTCAGCTGAATCTCAAGAGAGTTGGAATTCAGAAGATGACCCTAACAG GCTTTGGTGTATATGTAAACAACCACATAACAACAGATTTATGATATGTTGCGATGGTTGCGAGGACTGGTTCCATGGCAAATGTGTCAATATTACAAAAGCCATGGGACAACAGATGGAAGATCAAGGAATTGAGTGGAGGTGCCCTAACTGTGTCAAAAATGCTAAAGCCTCggcaaaaaatacaaacaag gtaCCGACAGGACAAAAGGATAATGTAGGAGTAAGTACACCAACTGCTATCACAAAAGAATTGCCCTCAAAAACAACTTGCATAGTTTGTAAGAAACCTGCACGTGCTAGTAGTATTTATTGCAGTGATGCATGTATTCTTAAACACGCTCAAGACTCCCTCGGGAGTCATAGCACCGCCCCAAACAATGATAGCACTAGTGGCAAAAATGAGAAACCCAATTCTGAATCCAGG GTTATCGTTTATGAGAGAAAATCTGGAAGGCTACTTGCCGGTCCGAACGCGCCCACTGCTGAAAATCTAAAGGCCTGGTTACAAAAGAATCCGACTTTCGAAGTGGTGCGTCCAGGAACGTTGAGCGCCATTAAACCGAACGTTACACGCAAGAAATCGTTGAATGAACCGGCAAAAATCCAAACTACGTTGAATTTTGCAAGGATTCCTAGAAAATCTTCCGAAACTCCACCTCTCAAATCTCCATCAAACGAACCAAAGGAAAAAGAAAAACCCATTATATCACCAAAAGAAGAGGTGAAGCCTGCCGCTCCCCCAAAAACTCCCACAACGCCAAAATCACAACCACCGACAGTGGAGACACCTAAGTCGTCCAACAAAGTTCCAAACGAAGGAAGGAAAGCCGCTCGCGCTACTTCAAGTAAAACACAGCCGGTCGTTGAAAAG ACACCTTCAGTATCACCGTCAACATCACGAAGGAAGGACACCCCAGACAGGCGCTCAAGGATGAGCTCCGAAGATCCGATCAGAGAAAATGTCAGAAAAGCCCTACAGGAACAAATCGCCAGTCGCATGGCGGAGTATGACGGCCCAAAGTTCACTGAGGAAGAAATCCAACAGTTCGCCTACGACACGGAACTCGAGCTGCACGAATTATTTAACAGAGATGTCGGAATGAAATATAAAGCCAAATACAGATCTCTCATGTTCAATATTAAGGATAGGAAGAATTTATCACTATGGGAGAAGATATGTGAGAAAGTTATTACACCAAAGCAATTA gtTAGATTTTCACCGGAGGAATTGGCCAGTCAAGAATTAGCGCAGTGGAGAGACAAGGAGGCAAAACATCAACtggaattaataaagaaatctgAAATAGATCTCTTAGCTGCAAGCAAAACTTACGTTCTGAAAACACATAAAGGGGAAGAG gtaaTGGAAACAAAGGAGTCCGTGTCAACTGAGTTGGATCCAAACGTACCAGTTGAAGACATAGTGACGGCTTTAAACGATGGAGTAGAAGACGAAACGCAACAATC taaCAAAAAGGACGAATCTCAAAAGAAACACACAAAgaaaaaagataaagaaaaccGAAAGAGTTCCAGGAAAAAAGATAAAGAATCGAGAAGGAATTCAGAAAAGGGGAAGTCGCGATCGACTAGACGGAAATCTGATGTACAAGGAAAGGAGAGAAGATCATCAGGGCGCGTGCGAAGAAGAAGTAGATCGAGCTCGAAATCAAAGAAGGAATCCAGAGAAGAATCAGTTTCCAGGGAACGTTCTAGACATAGATCTAGATCGAGAGGAAAGAAGAGACATTCCACAGATAATTCTAGATCTCAGTCGCGCGGTCGGGATAGATCTAGGTCTAGGTCAAGACGGTCTCGGTCAAGAGACAGCACAAAAAGAAGACGAAGATCGCGTTCCAAAGTCAGACAGAATTctgatgataaatttaaacatcgaTCAAAATCACAAGAAACGATggccaaaaataaaaacga TTCAACAGATTCAGATTCAATCGAGAGACCCAAATCGGCTATGATGAAGGAAACTCACCCTGAGTATGATCCCCATGAACCAATGATAACATCGGCTTTCTCCGAGGAAGATATAAGAAAATCCAGAGAAGACGTCTACGAGGAACGTTACAACAAGGACATATCTGACTATTCAAAAGATTTCGACAATGAACATAAGTCATTTTCAATTGACACTAACATCGCCTTGTCCCCaactaaatatgaaaatcaagACAAGACATCCG CTGAGGTAGAAAGTGACCAGGAACCGACTAGTACAGTGGAGCACTCAGCGCCAACAGTATGGAACGGCTGTATCAATATGGTGGATGTTGCTAGATTCTATGTTGCAGCTCACGAG GTTTCAGGTAATGCTGTAGATTTAGAGGACGATCTCACTCCAGAATTGGACATAGTTGGACGAATAAATCCAGATACCGTATGGGATTACATCGCCAAGATGAAAAGGGCTGGGAACAAAGATATAGTCTTACTGAAATTACAAGCTGCTAATGATGAAGAACGAATGCAATATATAGCTTTATACAGCTATCTCAGTAGCCGGAACAG GCTGGGGGTCGTAAAGGTGACGAACACGGCTACAGTCAAAGACTTCTACATAGTCCCCTTACCCGCCAACACAAGTCTCCCCGACGTTCTACTGCCTTTAGATGGTCCCGGTTTAGGGGAAGTTAAGACACATCTTCTAATCTCGATCATCATACGTCAAAGGAAAAAAAGATTAGCTCCTAACATTCCCAAAGATATTATACCGGCAAAG GTCTCCCGTTCTCGCCGCGGGTCCCGCAAGCGGTCCTACACCCCGCCGTTATCGCCGCGTAGACGACCGCCATTCACCAGCTCGCTCTCTACAACCGTAAAAGACAAGATCGCAGCCTCTTTag cTGCTGATGAGGAACCCTACAGTCCGGGATCAGCGTCTAACAGTAGCAGTGCCCCGGGACCCTCGCTACCACCAAACACATTGAGAAGTAAAATGGAGGAATTGAACAGACAGATTGAAGagcaaaaacaacaaatacttAAAATGGCACAAGCCGACTCATCCGCTGACGGCGAA aacGAGGCCTACTCGCCATCGAGACCGCTGACCCCGCCCGCTCCCGTGGTTACATTGGATGAAATAGCACTACCTTCAAATCTTCAAGAGATCCTTGCCACAATCAAACAAAGATCCGAGACTGCCGCAGATGTTGACATGCGTACATTACCTATGCcttaa